Proteins encoded in a region of the Populus nigra chromosome 3, ddPopNigr1.1, whole genome shotgun sequence genome:
- the LOC133688042 gene encoding probable cinnamyl alcohol dehydrogenase 1: MCLNSVQVTVLVELGSVSFLTENLRMASDKSENCLGWAARDESGVLSPYEFNRRAVGKDDISVRITHCGMCYADVLYTRGKSRKSLYPVVPGHEIVGIVQEAGSDVHRFKIGDHVGVGTYVNSCRDCEYCDDGLEVHCADGIVPTFNGVDVDGTITKGGYSSFIVVHERYCYNIPDSYPLALAAPLLCAGITVYTPMIRHKMNQPGKSLGVIGLGGLGHLAVKFGKAFGLNVTVFSTSMSKKEEALTILGADKFVVSSDKEQMKTLDKSLDFIIDTASGDHIFDPYISTLKTAGVLVLVGAPNEIKLSPLNLLLGMITISGSVVGGTKRTQEMLDFCGTHKIHPKIEIIPIQSVNEALERLIKNDVKYRFVIDIENSLK, translated from the exons ATGTGTTTAAATTCTGTGCAGGTTACTGTTTTGGTTGAGTTGGGTTCTGTTTCATTTCTGACAGAGAACTTAAGAATGGCTTCCGACAAGAGCGAGAATTGCCTTGGTTGGGCAGCTAGAGATGAATCGGGAGTTCTATCCCCATATGAGTTTAACAGAAG GGCTGTTGGGAAAGATGACATTTCAGTAAGAATAACACACTGTGGAATGTGTTATGCTGATGTTCTTTACACCAGGGGTAAATCTCGGAAGTCGCTATATCCTGTAGTACCAGG CCATGAGATAGTTGGAATTGTACAAGAAGCTGGATCTGATGTTCATCGCTTTAAAATTGGAGACCATGTTGGGGTGGGAACATATGTTAACTCATGCAGGGATTGCGAGTATTGTGATGATGGGCTTGAAGTGCACTGTGCAGATGGAATTGTTCCCACCTTTAATGGTGTTGATGTCGACGGCACCATCACTAAAGGAGGATACTCCAGTTTCATTGTTGTTCATGAAAG aTACTGCTACAACATACCTGATAGCTATCCGCTAGCTTTAGCAGCACCGTTGCTGTGTGCTGGCATAACAGTCTACACTCCCATGATTCGTCACAAGATGAACCAACCCGGAAAATCCCTTGGGGTGATTGGACTAGGCGGCCTCGGTCACTTGGCTGTGAAGTTCGGCAAGGCTTTTGGACTAAATGTCACAGTTTTTAGCACAAGCATGTCGAAAAAAGAGGAAGCCTTGACTATCTTAGGAGCAGACAAATTTGTAGTCTCCTCCGACAAGGAGCAAATGAAG ACTCTAGACAAATCCCTGGACTTCATTATTGACACAGCATCAGGTGATCATATATTTGATCCATACATATCCACTCTGAAGACTGCTGGAGTCCTGGTCTTGGTGGGCGCTCCAAATGAAATCAAGCTGAGTCCTCTGAACCTTCTTCTAG GTATGATAACCATTTCAGGAAGTGTAGTGGGTGGCACAAAACGTACACAAGAAATGTTGGATTTTTGTGGCACTCACAAAATCCacccaaaaatagaaatcataccGATTCAGTCTGTTAAT